Proteins encoded together in one Prosthecobacter debontii window:
- a CDS encoding YoaK family protein, which translates to MISKLPRWVWTGAWILAFIGGMVNVVGLLGFEHQAITHLTGTTSMLGAAVAALDGARTLHFAAVIGSFVAGTVISGYIIQDSTLKLGRRYGVALLMESALLALSVPLLSGQSLYGLYTAACACGLQNAMVTTYSGTVVRTTHLSGMFTDLGIFLGHALRGLPVDQRRLRLCFLIISGFLLGGVAGAASFHRLGYATLFIPATITALAALVYEGYHRRQAAK; encoded by the coding sequence ATGATCTCCAAACTGCCGCGCTGGGTCTGGACGGGGGCCTGGATTCTGGCCTTCATCGGGGGGATGGTGAATGTGGTGGGCTTGCTGGGCTTTGAGCATCAGGCCATCACTCACCTCACCGGCACCACCTCCATGCTGGGTGCTGCCGTGGCGGCTCTGGATGGCGCACGGACCCTGCACTTCGCTGCTGTCATCGGCTCCTTCGTCGCGGGGACCGTCATCAGCGGCTACATCATCCAGGACAGCACGCTCAAGCTGGGGCGGCGGTATGGGGTGGCGCTGCTGATGGAGTCCGCTCTGCTCGCGCTCTCCGTGCCCCTGCTCAGCGGCCAGAGTCTCTACGGCCTCTACACCGCCGCTTGCGCATGCGGCCTCCAGAATGCCATGGTCACCACTTACAGCGGCACCGTGGTGCGCACCACCCACCTCTCCGGCATGTTCACCGATCTCGGCATCTTTCTCGGCCATGCGCTGCGTGGCCTGCCGGTGGATCAGCGCCGCCTGCGCCTATGCTTCCTCATCATCTCCGGCTTTCTGCTCGGCGGTGTGGCAGGGGCGGCCTCCTTTCATCGGCTCGGTTACGCCACCCTCTTCATCCCCGCCACCATCACCGCCCTAGCCGCGCTGGTGTATGAGGGCTATCACCGGCGGCAGGCCGCCAAGTGA